The following nucleotide sequence is from Oncorhynchus kisutch isolate 150728-3 linkage group LG29, Okis_V2, whole genome shotgun sequence.
CACTTCATTTCATATAACAGGCTTttcaaattcaatattggtgcacaacttctacttaaaatatcaaagggatgcaaaaggaACTCttttggtggaacgacccaaatACTACTTTATGAAAACTTAGTTAGGGCTTTTAGTCTTTTGCTTTATGGCTAGCTGACTAAACCCAACTCCACGATTTACAATGGAGTTGAGAGGCGACTATTGTTGGCGGACTTGACCTCCGACATCACACAAAGTGAAGTTTCTATCAAAAACGACTTGATTTCAGCACCCTGATTTCAGGCCCCAGATTTCTGTGTATTCTTTGGATGCTGAAATCAGtcgttttttaaaataaaaacttCATTTTTATGTGACGTCAGAGGTCAAGTTCGCCCATAATAGCCGCTGCTCAACTCCATCGTAAATCGCGGAGTTGAGTTTTTAACagttatttaactcggcaagtcagttaaaacttcttaaggatcggaccctttttttcaattttccccTAAAATGACTCACCcttatctaactgcctgtagctcaggacctaaaaggacacaccctaatctaactgcctgtagttcaggACCCGAAGCACGGATATTCaaattcttgataccatttgaaaggaaacactgaagtttgtggaaatgtgaaatgaatgtaggagaatataacacattagatctggtaaaaatatatatttccatcatctttgaaatgcaagagaaaggccattatCTGACTAATGACTCTAGGCACAATTAAaatgttggccactagatggcagcagtgtatgtgcaaagttttggACTGACCCaaggaaccattgcatttctctttaaaatgttgtatcaagtctgcccaaatgtgcctaattggtcaatatttacattttcaagtacataactgcactctcaaacaatagcatggtatgttttcactgtaatagctactgtaaattggacagtgcagtcagattaacaatcatttaagctttctgcccatataagatatgtctatgtcttgggacattttcttgttacttacaacattATGCTAATAACATTAGCGCAACCGTCCCAAGGGTGGGACACCGATCTGTAGAGATGTTTattaagtacaaattcttatttacaatgacagcctaccctgcccaaacccagacgacgctgggccaattgtgcgccgccctatgggactcccaatcacgggcggttgtgatacagcctggagtcgaaccagggtctgtagtgacacctctagcactgagatgcagtgccttagacccgctGCGCCCACTCGGGAGTTTAATCGTCTAGATTATGATAAGGAAACAATGAGTGATCCATGGTCCTGAAAACCAAACAAAATTGTTCTGTGTACTTGGCAATGATGATGCTAAATATTCTGTGCATCGTGCACACGTGTCAATGGGGGTTGTTATTTCTATGTAGCAGCTATAGTGCCACTGCCAGCCAGCAATTACATAACACGGTTGGAGGAGGTACTTTGCACAGAGGCTGTCTAGCCACAGATGATCTTATCAAGTTACTCCTCCCTCATCCGCATGCAGGTCCTAGGGTGTTTACTCATAGGCTACGCCACATTACAGCGGCTTATAGCAAACATGTGAGTCCTTACTCAGCGCTGCTTACTCCAATTACTCGCTATTCAAGTCATGCTGGATGTGCATTGTGGTGATGTAGATTTGTATATCCTTTTTTTTTAATGTGGCAACAGCAAATAGCTTAGACCATTAGGAAGCAAGAAAATGGTGTCCCATGTTTGTCCCCACATTCGTGATCCATAAACTGATGGAACTGTAAGATGTAGGCTAATGAAAAAGTTATATTTGATGTCCTTAATCAATCAACCTCTTTGGGGACATTACTCTATCGTGTTGGTACTCCAGCATAAATATCTATTCTGATACCCTCAGGTTGAGCTTTAATAGTGATAAGCTGGGGATCATTTAGTTCACAGGTCTGTTATATaaagtggagctggtgtcatgtatATGCTGGTGAAGGCTGTAATGTCAAAATCCATAGCTTTTTTTTTAGCAATTAAGAAGTATTATTTTGTCCTCTCTGGGAGTGTCTGAATATCTCTTGCACAGCCAGTTAGTTCCTCAGTTCATATGCCTATTTTGGACTATGAGGTAACAAGCATATACTTTTCTCCTTTGTACACACTAGCCATCCATGCCCGAATCACAGTAGGGATATATGAAAGCATCTTTACTCTACTGAGTTATAGCTGAACCAGCCACGTAGCCCAGCATTAGTCATCAAATTAATCAGGAGGACACCTGGTGCCATTGCGGTGTACATGTTTCTCACTGCTCTCCTCCCTGAAGGTCCGCGATGCCAAAGGAGCAGGCACATTTTGGGGAGCGGCCCGAGCGCGTACCCCAGGGCACCTCTAAGAATGCCAAGGATAAGAGTAACAGTGCCACTCTGCGGGCATCCCAGTGTGGCACTCACAGAGACCAGGAGGGTAGGAGAATGGGCATGAACGGGAGGATGTCACTGTCTGACTCGGAGAAGGACTCAGAGAAAGACTCCGGATACTCTGGTGAGTAACTCTCTACTTTTGGCCACAAGAGATATTCTCTTTTTGTCCCCCAGCAAACATTGGCACCATATGgcccagggttggggtcaatttgaattggcccatagagatgtatagagatcATTACATGGAAATAACTCATATCGCATGGACactgccattgagggcttcctccattttaaagtagtcatttgtgtggggattcctatgagttggCAGCCATTAGCCAATGATCAGAGTATTGTCTTCTTTAAATTGGGTTGCCTATGGTTTGTAAATGGCTTTAAGCTATAtgactgccatctagtggccacaaAAAAAAGTTATGACACAAGATTTACTGCAGGTGGCGGTAAGTCGCCAATATTCGTTTTGCACCTTTTCAAACGTCAAAAGAATACAAATATTGACTGCTTTAAAATGGAGATCTTCATTTACAGACAACATAATGGCTCAGATATAACGTTGTGTTCTCTACACATCTCTATGAATTGGCCACACCCCACAGGAAGCTAAATTTGAATTGAAGGAAGTAGAATTTAATTCAAAACAAACCAATTCAACTGAGACGTAAAACATGGAAGTCTAATTAATTTGACAAATCTTTCATTAAAATGATATGCCACCAATTCATGCAAAGAATACACATACCATTTAAAATATTAGTTTGATTATAACTCAGATTTTCTTTGTAATGAGATGTTATATTGTTCCCTCCCATACTGCAGTGTTTGATTATTGCATTATGGgaatgtttttttaatttttttacattaaGGGATTTATTATAGACAACACACAACGTGATCTTAACATATTTATAGACCACTGTAATTATTTAAAATAGTTTTAGGAGATTGAGTTGTAATAATGAAATATTTCAACCTCATGCTACATGGTATTGGTAACCATACATTGTAAAACATAAACATTACTATTGTGCTGTGTTGAATGAATAAGCCATTTGAATTTCATTGAATTAAATTATACTTCCTTTAATTAAATTACATTCAAATTCTGCTTTCTGTAGGGTGTGGCCAATTCAAATCCTAGAATTTAATTGGAATCAAAGAGCAGTTATCTCCAATCCCGATGTGGGTCCAATGCAGGCTCAAATATTGATCCCATCTAGCATGGCCATATTGGGCCGATGCGACTTTGTTCATCGGCGTTACATTGGCCCTAATGCCTTCACTTTGTGTGAGCAGCCCATATCTGGTGAGGGTAGCCCTCACTTTGCCTGCAATAAACGCACCCTTTCGATCAACTGCCATTATTGGGCTCATTTATGTACCAATATGAGTTCATGGTCTTAGCCctacaaaaaaaaaactgtttacaACCAGGAAATGGAATCATTAAAACGTTGGGACCAGCTGGGTTTGCGTACAGCACATACTggaggaaagggaaagaggataCCTAGtgagttgcacaactgaatgcattaaaCCGAAacgtcttccacatttaacctacCGCTCTGAATCAGAGGAGTCATACTGGTATCGTAAATTCACCCAGCTACTTTAAGATGAATTGCACCaactaagttgctctggataggagcgtctgttaaatgactcatgtATATAGTGGCTGTCTCAACAGGATGAATCTCCTCCCTCTTTCatttctctccctttatctcttactctttctctatttatttcttctctctctctctatttatttcttctctctctctcacctccttccaACCCTCTTCCCCAGAGACTGGTTCGGACTCGGTGCAGAATGATCTGGATGACCAGCGTATCAGCGTAAGTGAGGCCCACCGAGCCCACAGCAGTAGCAGCTCCCTGAACCACCGGGCCCACTGCAGTAGCAGCTCCCTGAACCACCGGGCCCACAGCAGTAGCAGCTCCCTGAACCACCGGGCCCACAGCAGTAGCAGCTCCCTGAACCACCGGGCCTACAGCAGTAGCTCCCTGGGCCACAACATGCCCCCGTTTGAGGAGCAAAACCCCATCTACGTCATCAAGAACCTGGTGGTTAAACCGGTGAGACACTTTGGTTAGCATTGTAGATGACCATAATGTTTGGTTAGCGTTGTAGATGACCATAATGTTTGGTTAGCGTTGTAGATGACCATAATGTTTGGTTAGCGTTGTAGATTACCATAATGTCTGGTTAGCGTTGTAGATTACCATAATGTTTGGTTAGCGTTGTAGATTACCATAATGTTTGGTTAGCGTTGTAGATTACCATAATGTTTGGTTAGCGTTGTAGATTACCATAATGTTTGGTTAGCGTTGTAGATTACCATAATGTTTGGTTAGCGTTGTAGATTACCATAATGTTTGGTTAGCGTTGTAGATTACCATAATGTTTGGTTAGCGTTGTAGATTACCATAATGTTTGGTTAGCGTTGTAGATTACCATAATGTTTGGTTAGCGTTGTAGATTACCATAATGTTTGGTTAGTGGTTGCATTGTCTTGAGGTTACCCTCGGGACAATAATTTGTTCATAGCATCctttcctcatcctcttcctgcTCCTGTTTGTTTAATCTGATCTGTGAAAGTAACCACCTCCCCATGTCTTCTCTGTCACAATACACCCCTGGTTATAACCTCCTGATGGTATAGTCTGGACCAGAGCAACTACTGCACAGAACCCTGGCGTGGGGGGGAGGATGGGACAATCTGTCTGGTTCCAAGGCCCCCACCCAGCTCCTACTCATCCAAAAACCAGGGGTACCCTCCCCCGTCCCTGCCCACAACAATCCACAGGGCCAGTCCAAGAAAGGGGGCAGTAGAAGCAACAAGAACCATAACAGCAAGAACTCGTACCTCCCCATCCTCAACTCCTACCCCCGCATTGCCCCCCACCCGAGGAAGGAAGGCTCAGAGCAGAGCATAGAGGGTGCAGGGGATGTGAAGGAGAGAAGCATAGAGGGCCAGAGCCGGAGCAAGAGGGTGTGTACGGAGGACAAGAGAGAAGCAGTGTCCACCACCACTCATCTTCGACCACAGCAGCACCAACACCACCAGCGAGAGAGCAGAACCCAATCCTATTACAAAGTCAGCAGCAGCCGAagctcctcctcccacctccctcaCCATTCCATGGGTGGCCCTGCCTCCTCCACCCAGCAGGGATCTCActactgccaccaacatgctAAACCCAGCCCCTCCCACTCCAACGGTATTGGCTCCCCATCTGTCATCAGCTCCCAAAAATCCTCCTCCAcctcgtcctcctcgtcctctGCCGACAGCTGGGCCCCAGAGGCCACAGTAGACCTGTCCAACTGCTTGTCTGACTGCTCGTTGGTGCGTCAGCGGCGCTTCCTCAACACGGCAGAGATCCTGAGCCAGTCGGGCCTGCTGGCCATCACGCTGCGCACCAAGGAGCTGCTGCGCCAGAATGCCGCCACCGAGAAAGAGCTGGCCCAGCTCCGCCAGCACGCCCAGCTACTCTGCTTGGCGGCCCAGACCGGCCAAGAGGCCACCCAGCAAGGACCAAACGAAGGTCCCAGCCCCATGGACAAGCTGCTCCAAGCCATGTCCCAATCGGGACGCTACCCGAGCCTCGACTGGACCTACTTTAATGCCAACAGCAACAACCGTCCCGAGAAAGGAGACGAGGCTGAGAAAGACATCAGGGACAGTATTAACAACTACAAGCATAGCCCGTCTCAGAATCCGTTGGTGGCGGCGCCCCTTGGTAACCATGACGATAGCACATCACCTCCGTCGCCACTTTTCGCCCTGTCTCCTGACCCAGAGGACTGTCCCGATGTTCTCGGCAGcttgctctccatctctccatctccccctccccaaAGGCGGGGCCGGAGACATGGGGGAGGCGCTAAGCCCCTGTGTGACCCCACCATGCCCCCGGATAGCTCCACCCACCGGGCCTATTTACTCTAGCGCTTATGGGGAGGGGCCTCCATGGGGGACATTTTGATGGAGGAGCATGTGCCACTGTAGGGGGAGAAGGTAAGGAGTGAGGGGAATGCACTGAACTGTGCAAAACTGTGAATACCCGATCTTAACTGTATTACATCTGATGgactctttttttgtttgttgctgttGACTCTACTACCACACTTATATAATTATCACAATATTGTTTCTTTTATTGATCTAATTAGCCAGGGTATTTCAATAATGAGAACATACAAATATGCTTCTTAGGGGATGTTGTAAACAAACATGAGGGTCCATGAATGGATTATCCAATTCAGTACATTACATTCCAGCACATCTATCATTAAATGTATGGAATAGAATTATTCTGCTAGGGCCCTTTTTAAACATAGAAAGGTTCTCGGTTGTAGTTTTCTGAAAACCCTTGGTAAAACGATAACGGCACACGAGGATACTAGGGGCTTTTCAACATAATGGGAAAATGAACACAGACCAATCCATTATCCGTTTGCTCAGGCTTTCCGACGGTCCTTGACTGCTTCAGTGGCGCCGACAGTGTGAAAGGGGACTTTGACCTCAACCGACCGTTGGGGTAGTCTCCAATGAACTCCCTCATGCCATGGTCAGTGCTACTGTGCTCTCTGGTCATTGTGAGCGTTAAAGCCATTCTCAGAATAAAGAATGGTCTGCATGTAGCCTAGTATATTGCAGCTCTGAAGTGCTTAATATATTGTGGGCCATGTTCTCTCTTTGTTCACAGTCATATTACCAGCCAGATTCTCTGGTGTAACATGAGACTAGAGTCAGATATCATGGAGACAGACACTGTACTAGAGGCACATTGGTCATAATACCTGATTGAATTGTAGTTAGGCTATACAGTAGTCAGACTATTTTGATGTGCATGGCACTGGGATATCACTGGCTATTTCTGTATAATTTGGTATGCTCCTTTGATCCTATTTGTGTGTTACCTAAAGTGCAGTCTGATTGGATTATGGTATTGTGGGTATGGGCACGGACATGTAGTATATGTTTGTCTGCAGCTTTATGGTGGATTAATGGAGCAATCCGCATTTCAAACAAATGGAACCACTCTCAAAAGAAGAGTATATAGTGGCTGTCATATTACCAGCCAGATTCTCTGGTGTAACATGAGACTAGAGTCAGATATCATGGAGACAATTCATTTCAAACAAATGGAACCACTCTCAAAAGAAGAGTATATAGTGGCTGTCATATTACCAGCCAGATTCTCTGGTGTAACATGAGACTAGAGTCAGATATCATGGAGACAATTCATTTCAAACAAATGGAACCACTCTCAAAAGAAGAGTATATAGTGGCTGTCATATTACCAGCCAGATTCTCTGGTGTAACATGAGACTAGAGTCAGATATCATGGAGACAATTCATTTCAAACAAATGGAACCACTCTCAAAAGAAGAGTATATAGTGGCAGTCATATTACTCTCAAAAGAAGAGATAtaactatggatgcaaggaccgaACATCGTTGAGATCAACATTATagtcatgttttgaggctataagTGTTTTTAAAACAATtatattgtttacaaacagattataaAAAGGTTATATTTTCAGTTCAGATGggaatctacagttgaagttcatgaggcatttatactgtgtacaaaacattaagaacgactaccttatattgagttgcactttcatctgaattcacctggtcagtcagtcATGGACAGAGGCAGGTGtgtataatgttttgtacactcagtgtataagttAGATTTGTCAAGAATCAATAGCATCATTCATTGGAAagtaaaatgtatgtagcaatctCAGCTTGTACAGTTGTGAAATTTGACTGTTTCTATGAAAACACAAAACTATAGGACTTCAGTTATTGTAGATAGAATTAGAAGTGAATTTGAAGATGATATAAAATGTAAGCAACTGTGTGAAACCAAGTGTTTGTTCCCTTCTGCTTCAGGCGCCTGAACACGTAGGCATTAACATGATGTAATAAAGAGCTCCAATTCATTCAATAAATACAAATGACTTCAAGTTCATTTATTTGGAGGTCTGTGTTGTGGTTTAATGTGGGTGATATGATGATGTTTCCACCATCGTTGCTTAACTATTTACATAATCAGAATTACGTAAGTGACATGGAAAAGCCACTGACTACCTCTGACAGCCATGAATAAAAGACAGGGACTATAACAAATGTAGTAatcacagccatgaataaaagTTAGTCACCAAAACAGTAATCAATAAGCTGAAACATGTGGATCCCTCTTTGGCCCTCTGGCCCAGGGGCTATTATCTACAGAACTTTAGCACGTCAGATGTGTCACCAACAAAGTGTTCCAGAACGGAACCCCCAGTCAGGGTGAAGGTGACAGCATCTCGTTTTGTGTCTGTAGTTTGTTTCTCAGGAGGACCACCCTGGATAAActtcacatactgtagatagtgAACCTGGGACTGCCCAGAGAtaatgcagagataataaacagtca
It contains:
- the LOC109878737 gene encoding CLOCK-interacting pacemaker isoform X1 — encoded protein: MHIIMDAFCTDRAYRCIASYNVSTRELSDNINGCLKYFYIIILDEDALPSRRSAMPKEQAHFGERPERVPQGTSKNAKDKSNSATLRASQCGTHRDQEGRRMGMNGRMSLSDSEKDSEKDSGYSETGSDSVQNDLDDQRISVSEAHRAHSSSSSLNHRAHCSSSSLNHRAHSSSSSLNHRAHSSSSSLNHRAYSSSSLGHNMPPFEEQNPIYVIKNLVVKPSGPEQLLHRTLAWGGGWDNLSGSKAPTQLLLIQKPGVPSPVPAHNNPQGQSKKGGSRSNKNHNSKNSYLPILNSYPRIAPHPRKEGSEQSIEGAGDVKERSIEGQSRSKRVCTEDKREAVSTTTHLRPQQHQHHQRESRTQSYYKVSSSRSSSSHLPHHSMGGPASSTQQGSHYCHQHAKPSPSHSNGIGSPSVISSQKSSSTSSSSSSADSWAPEATVDLSNCLSDCSLVRQRRFLNTAEILSQSGLLAITLRTKELLRQNAATEKELAQLRQHAQLLCLAAQTGQEATQQGPNEGPSPMDKLLQAMSQSGRYPSLDWTYFNANSNNRPEKGDEAEKDIRDSINNYKHSPSQNPLVAAPLGNHDDSTSPPSPLFALSPDPEDCPDVLGSLLSISPSPPPQRRGRRHGGGAKPLCDPTMPPDSSTHRAYLL
- the LOC109878737 gene encoding CLOCK-interacting pacemaker isoform X2; protein product: MPKEQAHFGERPERVPQGTSKNAKDKSNSATLRASQCGTHRDQEGRRMGMNGRMSLSDSEKDSEKDSGYSETGSDSVQNDLDDQRISVSEAHRAHSSSSSLNHRAHCSSSSLNHRAHSSSSSLNHRAHSSSSSLNHRAYSSSSLGHNMPPFEEQNPIYVIKNLVVKPSGPEQLLHRTLAWGGGWDNLSGSKAPTQLLLIQKPGVPSPVPAHNNPQGQSKKGGSRSNKNHNSKNSYLPILNSYPRIAPHPRKEGSEQSIEGAGDVKERSIEGQSRSKRVCTEDKREAVSTTTHLRPQQHQHHQRESRTQSYYKVSSSRSSSSHLPHHSMGGPASSTQQGSHYCHQHAKPSPSHSNGIGSPSVISSQKSSSTSSSSSSADSWAPEATVDLSNCLSDCSLVRQRRFLNTAEILSQSGLLAITLRTKELLRQNAATEKELAQLRQHAQLLCLAAQTGQEATQQGPNEGPSPMDKLLQAMSQSGRYPSLDWTYFNANSNNRPEKGDEAEKDIRDSINNYKHSPSQNPLVAAPLGNHDDSTSPPSPLFALSPDPEDCPDVLGSLLSISPSPPPQRRGRRHGGGAKPLCDPTMPPDSSTHRAYLL